A region of the Littorina saxatilis isolate snail1 linkage group LG12, US_GU_Lsax_2.0, whole genome shotgun sequence genome:
acacacacacacacacacacacacacacacacatctgaaaCGCTGCCTCATCCCCCACCTCACCCTCTCCCCAATTTGGAAACAGAAAGAAATATAATTTGTAACAGCATTTTCTAACGCCCTAGCAGATATTCTGGAACAGTGTTGTTCTTTGTGACCTTGGTCGTAACGGAAAAATATAGCAGTCTGCTGAGTAACGGATGGCGCATGAAATGAGTCATTTGTGTCGTTTTACACCTCTTTTCAGTTCTACTTGGAAAGGatgccacacacacataacaactgTCCTTCCTTTACGCTCTTTTAAGTCAACATTGGTCTGACAAGGCGTGTACGTCGAATGACAAATATCATACATACCCTTACTTGAATAAAATGCTATACCAGCCAAAAATAAACCAGAAAATATAtctctgacaacaacaacaacaacaacaacaaaaacaacaacaacccaattCATGTCTGCAAAGGAAGCAGGACAGTTGCTGATTTCAGTTCGTATCTAAAGAAGTAGATGCCCATATAGCGAGCACATTTGCGTACAGATCTGTATCATTCTGTTTAATTAACATTCTGCCGGTAAGAAAATGTCTTGTTTAAGCACCTATGATACATGGGTCTTGGCAATGATTgcattcacatcttgcaccaTTAACAGCGCAACATCCATTGCTATTTGTAATCCTGCGTTTTAAAGAATTTGAGTGATCGCCCTTGATTTCAAAGCATTTACATATGAGTGTCCGGTAAATTCCCATTCCATGTTTTTAGTGAGTAGAGAATAGTCCGGATTCAGTCTGAATAGTcaaaagtccgggcggaattcTGGCCGGAATTGCACGAGGACAATAAAAGTTCGGGCGGAATTTCTGACTTATCAACGACGagaatagctcgaaagtccgcGCGGAATTCCGGCTGGAATTCCGCAGGGACATGGCGTATCTGGCGTTCCATACCCTCTCCCCAATACACCCGGGCTTAttacactcccccccccccccccccccctttgtcaTTGGCTATTGATCCAAGTCACTggcatttactgatttagtcaCCTCTGGAAATTTCAACTTACCCTGGAAAGGTGTGGTGAGAGTAACATCTCCTCAGTTACCTCCTCAGTCACAGTGACTACCTGGCTAATATTAtttaggtgggttttttcaggttgtttaaaaataaaaataaaaattaatgacTACTTGTATTTAAATAACTTCTTCAACTTACTCTTACAGCCGGAGCTATGGCAGAATGTGAATGCAGCCAGGATGCCCCTGAACCATACCCGGCGGAGACAAACGCCACATACACAGAGAATAACACCCCACCGGTCAGCAAGACCCAGCCGGCAGATCAACCAATTCACAAAAACCGAATCGACAGTGACAACAAATTGTGGTTGCCAATTGCCAACGTCAACGAATACATCACTTGTGGCATCTGCAAAGGGTACTTGTATGAAGCTGCAACCATTACAGAGTGCATGCACTCATGTAAGTTTGATGCCAGTCCACTCTGGCTTTGTATGTTTCAGTACTGTTTACAAAATTCTTCAGTATGAATCGGGGTTGGGTCATGTTTATTGCAAAACTGTGGGTAAATATTTGTTTTTTGAGAAACTGACGCAAATCTCTTAGAGTCAACGTGAATCCTGATAAGTGATTGTTCACCGATAAAGTCTGCCAGGACCTTCACATTTATATGGAATTGTAAACTTTTATACATATAACAATGCATGGTTTGTTTTCTGGACAGGACTGTAGCTTAAATTTAtatatcagaaattgtgaaagaaacaattgaaagtcagcagagactttcttccgagatttgttaaaatctcttagcagagagagagagaaataagtatcccttcacagacagcctgttgggagcatcagaccctcctcaagggggaccgagatttacagagcaaagtcccttaaatatatatatatgtggacATTGTATGCAAGGGCATTGTTTACTCCCTGAAATCTTAAGTTAACCTTTGTTTTGCctctttttgtttgctttgaaTTTGATATTTGTTCATTAAGATGCCAGCAACCAACGGATTGGTTTGAATTATGCTTCCATTGTTTTATTTGCCAGTGACAGTACTAAAAGTAAAACCTGCTTTATATCTAATGAAAATAAGAATGTTTTAATCATGTTCTTTAGTTCATTAATCATGCTTTGATAAATGTTCTCATTGTGCTTTAATTCAGTCAAGTTCTAATCATGCTCTGGTTCATTTTCAAATCACGCTTTGATTCATATTCAAATCATTCTTTCATTCATGTtcaaatcatgctttttgttCAAGTTTTAATGATGTTTAATTTGACTTTCACAGTCTGCAAGAGCTGTATTGTGAGACACTTACAACGAAGCCTTCAATGCCCAAGTTGTCAGATCATCATTCATCCCACAGACCCTTTTGTACACATAAGGTAAGTCTATTCAGTGTGAAGATATGCAAAAATATTCTAGCAGATGAAAAACTTGAAGTTGAAGGCAAGTGCAGGCAGACAGGCATGCACAAAGTGGCAAGCCACCCTCCAGGCACATGCACATTtcaatttttcttttttgaattGGATTTTGTTGATGGTTATTCACAATTTTTCTAATTTTATATGCAGTAATGTGTGATTCTTTTTTGCGGGGGTGGTTGGGGTTGCATTTTTACTAATCCCTTACTTTTTGTGTCTCCTACATAGGTTAGATAGGCTTCTCCAGGATATTTGTGATGGACTGTTGCCTAACCATGCAGAAGGTAAGTGAACATTTTGAAGCTCATCTCAGTGTTGAGgttggattttgttttttgtatataTCATTTGTCAGTATTTTGCATTGTGCTGGgtgttttgtacattttttttctgtcatgaTACATTACTACTAACTGTATGTTTGTCAAACAGAATTTTAACAGCTTTGTAAGGAacacagaaaaataaacaatcttTGTTTACATTACCATTCATATTTTGAATATGTGTTGCATTTTGATTGCCATGCAACATTCAAAACTCAGGTGCCCAGAATATTTTGAGACTTGAAACTGGTGTAAAAATGACAAACTGAAACAACCAGCCAGCTTGCATTTCAGACGGGAAATAAGTTACCGAAACAGAAACCGTTCCTCACACATAGATCTGTGTAAAAGTTCATGCCCATAGGTAAAATGTGTGTGCGATTGCACATGTAAAGAATTGTTGCATGTTAATTGCTAtctcctttttatttttattttttgtttgcaatatctgtgtgtggtcgtgtctgtgtgtgttgtttcattTTGCACTGAAAatatgtcttcttctttttgcagAGGAGATTTTAAAAGAGAAGAAGTTCTATGCTGAAAATGGTAAGTCTGACAGGCTGCATAGACATATTTGAAATGAATAAATTTTGATaatgtgaaaaaaaatacaattaGTAATATTAGTATGGAAAGTTAAAATAGGAACACTAATAACAAAGACGTACATGTACAGCctgagagacagacatgcatgcacatgcatgcacatacagacaaacacagaaacattcaacacagaaacacatacaaaatcagatgcacacacacacacacatgtacagcctgagagacagacatgcatgcacatacagacaaacacagaaacattcaacacagaaacacatacaaaatcagacgcacgcacgcacacacacacacacacacacacacacagactacacacacacacacacacacacacacacacacacacacacacacacacacacacacacacctaccaaCTTTAGCTATTTGTTCAAAATGCCAGTCTCTAATGGTCACTGTATAGCTATACATGTTATACAGATACCAAGCTGCTGTCCTTGCCAGTGTTAAGAGCAGGAAGAGGACCAGTCCAGCCCATTCAAACTGTAGTTTATGTGGGTGCGTCCCGTCCTGTGATCAAGCCACATTATGTGGCTCCCCTGGTTTTGCTCTGCTTACATTGTAAATGGTGAGTATccagaaaaaaaattctttgtGTATAGTCATTCTGCAGTGAAATAATGGTACAGTGGACCCCTttttaaggccccccccccccccccccccatttcagactccctcccttttaagaccatgtttttCCAGATTTTCATACTCTTGCAAACAGAGGAGGTAGCAGTGTGAATACAGTGATATGCTATATCTTTCTCAGAGAGAACTTAGAAGAGAAAGTTACAACTGATGAAGATGTGAAGACTAATTAATGTGCACATTGTTTATGGGCATAAATAACGCAGTAGGAGTCTGTTGTCCTAGTACTAGTAGTATAGGTGCTCAGTATAAGATGGAAGGATCTGATAACTGGCTTGTCATGATGCATCACATTAAAAGGTATTTCTTATTCAGCTTTTACCCTTTTCTGTTGCAGCTCCTCACCATTAGATAAAGTAAGTGTTGATAACTTTAAacttttttccctttgactTTGTCATTTTAGATTGTTCTGTAGTTCAACTTTGTTTCTTAAAACGTTGAAAGGTTCTGAAATAAAAAGATCCTTTCTCCCTTCTGTCTCAGGGTATTttctgttttaatttttgtttcattttattttacttcATTTCATTTTGTTGTCGTGTGATTTGTTGAATTCAGGTGTCCAAACAATCAATTTGATAGGCTAATATTTGTTGCAGAAAAAGATGATGATTTTGTGTCTATGTTATTTATATTTCATTTTCACCTTCTGAATTGCAGAAACTGGACAAAAAGTTCATTCGAGTCACAGGGCAAGCTACGCTCAAGAACGTGGCATTGTTTCTAAGGAAGAAACTTGTACTAACAGAAGACCATGTGGTAAAATATTACTCTTCCGTTGATTATTcttttttatcctacatacgtgagagagacacccgtgagataataatcgttcaaatcacacgtgtgtatatcatgtaaatgaggtcatgtcaagcaagtctggcagggacctgtttttccactgcttatgatgccaaagtcaccgagacaaacgtcattatagaaacacaaattgcgctcgctaattaccctcgatgaatctttagaactaacacgtcacgccacactttcagagtgacgtttctttgctttgacgtaatagattgcacgaggctttagaagagatcgaggttctaaaacaagcgtcttcaatttagctgcctcgaatgcaggacattttcagtaaaatacacgtaagtacagtatgtaggataaacagaatactacatggcttgctgttccgtaccagatttacactcgttgctttttcaaatagtgaacagctcgctttcgctcgcagttcaatatttaaaaaaacaactcgtgtaaatctggtacgacacagcaagccatgtagtattctctatttctgcAACCCTCCCTTATGAAGCCCcttccacaaacacacacacactttgttctATATTTAATTCACCTTTCAGTAATGACCACCTGTCTCATTCTGAtaaatcatcggtccacgctatcgctcagtggtctctctgacaggatgactAATTACTACGCGCATTAAAgggaaatctatcaaaacaagaaaacagagttatctcccatatgtttttcgctaatgtttctgataacagacgaaagacgaacgtgattgtagaacggccgacttcgacagtgatctccgttctgttcttcacagttatgataaagacatcgttctaaggtcaaaacaagtcgaaattttgagactgctgtgggaaggagaccgtgatattgttgcatcactcccaactagTTACGGaaaaagtgtcgtctgcttcgtagccaaagttgattatcacgtgacacttttgccatatttagagttgtttgcacagtaaatacacccgcgaaagatagctcgcttgaaactgtcttacatatccattcctttgtaatttaaaaattacacaacaccatgaaaaatcattatcgacgatcgcgaatctgcttatatcaatagcacattacgaaaagctctaaatatgtaaaatatcgatttcctctccagagaaggaaaacaaaggcatcccgtcagggataaatgagacgccaagggaagtaactcattttgacctgagttcatgATGCACCTGTCTATAATAACCACTTTTTGTTGgtcattatagacaggtttgactgtaaatGTTTAGCTGGTAGTGGTTATATTATGGCCAGCTACTTCATACTCTGTCTCTCGCATGTGTGTATCTGTAGGAGAAGACAGATCATCAGTACCAAAGATAATTGAATCATAAgattgtatatagtcctgtgaggttaccctcattaAAATGTGGGTTGCTTTCTCTCTGAggaaagcaagctgccataGAGTACGGCGCTACTAAAAACAAAATCCTGCATGTattcatgccccccccccccccccccgcgggttaggggtaagaatttacccgatgctccccagcatgtcgtaagaggtgactaacggattctgtttctccttttacccttgttaagtgtttcttgtatagaatatagtcaatgtttgcaaagattttagtcaagcagtatgtaagaaatgttaagtcctttgtactggaaactttcattctcccagtaaggtcatatatattgtactacgttgcaagcccctggagcaattttttgattagtgcttttgtgaacaagaaacaattaacaagtagctctatcccaccccacccccctttccctgtcgcgatataaccttgaacagttgaaaacgacgttaaacaccaaataaagaaagaaagatgtattcatgtttccaagccatGAAACTTTTGCTGTGAAGTTTCAAGTCTTTATCGCGTGCATGCATGGACACAGGGGGTGTTTagacactgaggagagtctgcaaaaagttgaaaaaaagttGACTCTGGAAAATAA
Encoded here:
- the LOC138982091 gene encoding polycomb group RING finger protein 6-like isoform X2; this translates as MAECECSQDAPEPYPAETNATYTENNTPPVSKTQPADQPIHKNRIDSDNKLWLPIANVNEYITCGICKGYLYEAATITECMHSFCKSCIVRHLQRSLQCPSCQIIIHPTDPFVHIRLDRLLQDICDGLLPNHAEEEILKEKKFYAENDTKLLSLPVLRAGRGPVQPIQTVVYVGASRPVIKPHYVAPLVLLCLHCKCSSPLDKKLDKKFIRVTGQATLKNVALFLRKKLVLTEDHVVELYGSSGDGCVSLEQTQTLSAVKDEFFKQDDFLHLEYEVSPRQWLD
- the LOC138982091 gene encoding polycomb group RING finger protein 6-like isoform X1, yielding MVSGAMAECECSQDAPEPYPAETNATYTENNTPPVSKTQPADQPIHKNRIDSDNKLWLPIANVNEYITCGICKGYLYEAATITECMHSFCKSCIVRHLQRSLQCPSCQIIIHPTDPFVHIRLDRLLQDICDGLLPNHAEEEILKEKKFYAENDTKLLSLPVLRAGRGPVQPIQTVVYVGASRPVIKPHYVAPLVLLCLHCKCSSPLDKKLDKKFIRVTGQATLKNVALFLRKKLVLTEDHVVELYGSSGDGCVSLEQTQTLSAVKDEFFKQDDFLHLEYEVSPRQWLD